The genomic segment TTGGATTACAGAAATATGACTACCAAAAAGGTTTTTGGTACAACCACATTATTAGTCACATTCTGCATTTTTTAAAACACTCCTGGAAATGTGCCCACAAAAACTTGTTGATTCCACTGTCATCAACTTGAACAACTCTGGTGTTTCCCACCATAGCCTACGTAATTCTAAGATATCTTAGCTAGATTTCCTTTCAAAGGACAAGTGAACAAGTGGCATTTAGCTGACCATACTAGGTCAGATTTTTTCCAGGCTCTGTCACTCTGTTCCTTTTCAACACCAATGAACTCTACTCATCATGCAATCTAATCTTATGTTTCTAATTCTACCTTAGGTTTGTTAACCTCTTTGAAACCATACATCATCCTCATTCCTCTTCAGTGCAAttacaaattctttgtagttAAATATTTAATCTTTGAATTAAACAAGTAAGTAACTTAATGGTTTAAGAAAACTCTAGATTCCTTCAGTTTCCTTATCTCTAGCATAATAACCACAACCTCTTAACTTCGATTTCTCAACCctcatactggctttggagatggtacagaggaggttcaccaggttgattgcaGAGATGAGGGGTTAGCCTATGAAgacagattgagtcacctgggattatactctctggaattgaagaatgagaggggatcttatagaaacatacaaaattttgaaagggatagataagatagaggcaggaaagttgtttacaCTAGTGAGTGATACCAGAACTAGTGGATGTAGGCCTCATGAtttgggggaatagatttaggatagaaatgaggagaaaatgcttctcccagagagtagtgaatctgtaaaaTATTCTGCCCAGAGAAACACTACTTCTAGAAATATTACTCCTAAACTTTAAATACTTTATGTCCTGCTTTTCTGAATCTTAGGTATTTTGGAACCTTATATTTCCTACCATTTGTTTTTCTTCCCatgatatattaaaaaaacaagtGCGACATGACTTAAACTCTGCcttttcccttctctttttcaTCTTTCTTTTATTGTGGCATTGGATTGGCCTAAGTTTCACTATTTTAGAAACTGAAAATCATCAGGGAAAAATACGGGACAATAAAATTCTGATCCTAATATGAAGCTCTAATATGCTGACATAATTTATAAATCAAAGATTAAAGGTCATATCAGCTCAGGTGACCTCAATAAGAGAGCCTTGATCCTTTGGCCAGAGGACTACATGGGGGCCAGAAACATCTCTCTGTAATTAAATGGATTGAGCGAAGGAGTGATATAGTGAAGGGAATTTATTTTACTGCTGgggtttattttgttttttacttTAAACCTTTGACTTATTCTTTTGGGAGTTTTCCTGGATTTATGCTGTAGGTACAGTACTTCATCTTTCACTGAAATCAATATATTGTGCACTGCATATGTGAAAAATGAGATTGCCTGAGGCTTGATAAAGTTCTGTTGCCTGCACACAGTTCATTGTTTTTAATAAAAGCACAGAGGAAGGTTATAAAACTACAGATACAAACACTGTTCTTACCACTTCGTCAGTCACTGGTTCAGGTGTTTCCTTGGCTcgaggaaaaaagatgaggatcaTGGTGATTATCAGTGCCAGGAAGAAAACCAATACAATCGAAAGCCAGCTGCGTAAAATAACATACAAGATACTTCTATTGATTCCATATTGCAGTACAGATGATATTGCAGAACACCTTATTTCAGAGGTTTCTCAACTACCTAGGAATGCAAGGTGCGTGGAAAACCAAAATTATTGAGCTGAAGATACATTTACTTCAAAGGTGGTCCTATGTTGATGTACTGAATCTTGATCATTGATGGAAATTTATCTATTTTAATCAAGTCAAGCTTATGTGTGTTTAGTTTTATTTTGTATGATTTCATGGTCCGTTCTCTAAAATCCTTCCAAACTCAGGCCTACTCTTGCTCAGTCTAGATGTTCATTATGCAGAAGCCCAATCCCTGCCCTGTTTTGTATGTTCTTTCTACTGCCTTGACTTACGCCATTCTGCTCTCACTGTGTTTCTTTAAAAGAAACTCAACTGCACTCGTATTCGCTACACACAATGATCAATGGTTTAACCCACTCCGATACATAAAGCACCATAATTAGATATAGCTAGATGTACCTAACAATTTATTATTAGTAaataacaaagcctcatttataCCATATATTAATACTTTATGCAATTATTGCTCCATTTGTATGGCaaaaatctgtgtgtgtgtgtgtgtgtgtgtgtgtgtgtgtgtgtgtgtgtgtgtgtgtgtgtgtgtgtgtgtgtgtgtgtgtctgtgtgtgttcatACATGAAATAACAGATTAAAATAAAAGATTATTGTGAGCAATTTACCTCTTGAATACTGAATAGTGGTAAATGAATGAAATACAAGTACTTTAAAAGTACTCAGAGAGTATATTAAGGAGCTTTTAAATGAAATTAGCACAAACAGCCAAAACAGTGCTGTGTAGCCATGTTTAGTGCTAGTTAGCAACATTTAATGGCATGATCTATTATCTCCCATTCTCTATTTGTAATCTGTGGCCTGAATTCTCTCATCTTTACTATGCTCCTTGTTCAATGATGTGGTCTatttactcccactctctctgcccATTGTTCCATGACTAGATCCATTCACTTTTGCTTGCTGATTGTAACCTAAACACCTTTCAAGACCCTTTCacaaaagaaaaatgaaaaagaGATATCTGACTGAAGGAGAAATGATATTCTGTTTTCCTTTATGTTTCTATACAAGtttaaaacagaaatttaaaacaAATGAGATTCAAGGTGATAAAAAATGATAGTCATTGGTCATTTAGAATGAAACTAGTTCAGTGTAAAATTTGGGACTTAGTCCATAGCCTCAGACTCCAACAGAAAAATTGTTTCAGGCATTCATCTCAAAAAATGAGTGGACTAAGTTTGATGCAATTGCACTCACCTGAGGGCAAGGTTCTAGAGTAATTATCCTGAGAAGGACAACACTTTAAATGAGTAATATCTTAGTTACCTGAAAGGTTTAAGTAGTGTACAGTGCCTTACCTGACCATGCCTCCTGACCGAGATAGCAGTTTACATATCAGAAAAGACAAAGCccaaataaaagcaaggataataATCCCTGGTCCTATCCCCATCTTGGCATCAGTTGTTGTAAAGATTGCTGCAAGTAGAGGAAATAGCATTAGCTTCAGAAAGAATTCAAAAATGGCAGTTGATAAGATTACAGCCCAGCATCACTATAATATTTATCCATCTTTTCAGAGGCTTCCTTTTTCCCCTCCATTATGTTTTAATTAAATAATCTCTCTCTTTTCCTCAAATTACTTTATGCAATTCACTATTACTTAACTAACACAGATCTAACAAACAATGTTGAGAAGGCTAGTGAGTGGTGTGCCAAACTAGCCAGGTATGTCTCCTCATCTTCCAGATGCTGTAAACAAACAGTTCACTCTGAAGGAAAATGTCTACAATAAGAATAAATTTGGCTACAAGGTTTTTACAGAAAATATATCTTGATCCTCATAAAAAAAACATGTATAATAAAATACTGATAATTCTGTACCCTTGATGGTGCCAGGCTAATATACTTTTTGGATTATTGAAtattaatattaaaattatttatttttgagATGCTCTACAGTGGTATAAATTTTCAAGTGAAACAGGTGACATTAAAAGGACGGTATTAAACAGAGCCCTGCTGAGTTTAACAAAAGTGTAGGAACTGGGCCCCAGTGGCTTTAGAAGGTACAAGAGAAACAGGTCTgcagtgtgtttaaagggagcACAAGAGCTAAGACCTGAGTATGTTCAAATAAAGTACTGGAACCAAggccccagtgtgtttaatgagAGCATGTGACAGGACCCCAGGATGAATTTAAAGGGAGTGCAAGAAAGAGCACCCGATGAGCCAATTGCTGAATCATCAGTATTTCCAAACAAGATAACTGATTATTGGAGTTTTCCTGTACTTATAACCTGAAAAGTATTTGATTGTGTAAGTCTGCAAATGCAAGAGAAAAAAGTTTGATAGAAGAAATTACTACTTTGAAAATATGTAATTCAGTTTGACACATACAAGGCAGCAAAAATATAGAAACTTCAATCAAGAGACACTTTATGTTTGCAGAATAATTTCTGGCCTACTtacaaattaattaatttaatgtGTTAGAAATTTTAAAAGCTTTTATTTGATACACTAATTCAATAAATTCTTCAACATGATAGAGAATGCATGAGTTGTTAATTGTAGAATCTTACAGCACAAGGTCATTCAACCCAATGCATTCACACTAATTAATCAGTCCTGTACTCATTTccacattttatatgctaaagctGCAAAATAATTCCATCCCACCCATTGCTATTAAGTAGGTTGAGACACTCAAAGCAGGAGATAAATGCATTTTCCAATCACCTGGCTGGGGTGTTTTGAACTAGGAGTTACAATCTCAAACTCAAATTAGCCATTTTGATGAGAAGAAATTGCTTCACCAAAAGGGGGGTGATTCTTTGGAATTCACTACCCAAACCAACTGTGGAGACTTAGTTGTTGAACATATTCAAAACAGAGACTAATTGATTTTTGGATAATAAGGAAATCAGAGGATATGGAATTAGTGAAGTAAAGTAGTAATGAGATGAAAGGTTGGACATAACCTTATTGAATGGTTAttattattactgtcacatgtatcaaGGTACAGTGAAATCCTACACAGTGCACTGAACTAGAAtcaggtaaaacagtaacaatgcagaataaagtataaaggCTACCAAAAAATGTGCAGTCCaagaaaacaataaaatgcaagataAAACTCAAGGTAAACTGCAGGGCCAAGAGCCCATTTTATTCAAGAAATCCATTCAAGAATCTGAAAACAGTGCAGTCCTTGAGCTTAGTGAAACCTGCTTTCATGCGTTAACTACCTGATGGGAGAGTGGAGAAAAGTGAGTGTCTGGAATTGGTGGGGTCTTTCAAGCTAGCTGCTTTACTAAGGCGGCAAGAAGTAAAGACAAAGTCCATAGACAGCAGGCTGGTTCCGGTgagctgaactgtttccacaactctCTTTTTCTAGCAGTCATGTgcagagtagttgccataccaagctgtgaggtagacagacagaatgctttctatggtgcatcaataaaattgGGAAGGGTCAACAGGGGCATGCCAAATTTTTTAGCATTCTttagtagaggcattggtgaactttcttggctgtgacatcaatgtgatgcaatttgagaaggagaagctaaagacagATGCATTATAATTatggtggagtaaaaggaattacagaggcatgagagaggagttggccaaaattgactgAAAGGGGACACCTGCAGGGATGACGTCAAcacagcaatagctggagtttctggaagcaactcAGAAGGCacgggatagatacatcccaaagaagtagtattctaaaggcagggtgatgcaaccatggctgacaagggaaatcaaaggcaacataaaagccaaagagaagacatataataaagcaaaaattactgggaagttggaggaattggaaacttttaaaaaccaacagaaggtaactaaaagattataaagaaggaaaagatggaatatgaagctaaggtaaccaataatattaaagagataccaaaagtttccttggataaataaagtgtaaaagagaggcaagagcagATAACAGAGtgctggaaagtgatgctggatAAGTAGTAATGAgagataaggaaatggcagaagaactgaattagtagtttgcatcagtcttcattatggaagacactagcagtatgccagaagtttgagagtgacAGGGGGCAGAATTAAGTAAAgttactattactagggagaaggaaacttgggaaactgaaaggtctgaaggtagataagtcacttgggccAAATGGTGTACACCCCGGAGTTCtgtaagaggtggctgaagagattgtgggggcattagtgatgctctttcaagaattaattgattctagcatggttctggaggactggaaaattgcaaatgtcactgcagtcttcaagaagggagagggacagaaagaaaggaaattacaggccagttagtctgacctgcGGCAGGGAAGATGTTGGCGTTGAttgtaaggatgtggtttcagggtatttggaggtacatgataaattaggccggagtcagcatggtttcctcatgggaaaatcttgcctgacaaatcttttggaattctttgaagaaacagcaagcaggatagacaaaggagaaccagtggatgttgtgtatttggattttcagaaggcctttgacacatGAGGCCGCTTAATAAGCtatgagcccgtggtattacaggaaagattctagcgtggataaagcagtgactgattggcaggaggcaaagagtgggaataaagggagccttttctggctggctgccagtgactagtggtgttccacaggggtctgtgttgggactaaaTCTTTTTACCTATATGCCAATAACTTGGAtgactttgtgacaaagtttgcagatgataccaagataagtggaggggtaggtcgttttgaggaagtacagtggctacagaaggacttagacagaataggagaacggacaaagaagtggctagtggaatacagtgtcaggaagtgtatggccatgcattctggtagaagaaataaaaaggcagactattttctaaatggagagaaaattcaaaaatctgaggtgcaaagggacttttaagtccttatgcaggattctctaaaggttatttttgcaggttgagttagtggtgaggaaggaaatgcaatgttagcattcattttgagaggactagaatgtaaggaagtaatgttgagattttataaggccctggtgaggcctcacttggaatattatgagcagttttgtccctatgtctaagaaaggatgttctaacattggagagggttcaaaggaagttcacgaacATGATTCCGGgactgaaaggcttatcatatgatgagcttttgatggctctgggcctcttctcactggaattcagaagaatgggggggggggggggggggtgaccaaattgaaatctattgaatgtcgaaaggcctcagtagagtggatgtggagaggatgtttcttatggtgggtgagtctaagaccagaggacacagcttcagaagaggaatgtccatttagaatggagatgacgaggaatttctttagcttgtagaacagaatttggccacatagtcatgagtgcaccgggagtagagtagggggctgaggATGTAACCTTGTGGAACACCGGTGTTTAGAATAATCAGAAGTGTAATAAGATTCAgtaccaacacagacccctgtggaacaccactagtcactggcaaccaaccagaaaaggctccctttattcccactcgtgcctcctgccaatcagccactgctttatccatgctagaatctttcctgtaataccaagggctccTTACTGATGGCAGTCTATTGgttaagaagtcaaggatccagttgcagagggaagcatTAACTCCCAAGAGTCCTGAGTTGCtgatgaatagcagagcagacagaatTTATGTTCTTACATTTATTTTCTTAATTAGACGATATTTTGTAAGCCTTTTAAAGAGTAAATGTCTTTAAAATAAATGTCCTGGAGAGAGTAAAATGAATTATTTTACATAGTAATATCAAATGAAGTGAATGTGATGTATTTTGAAGTAATTTCTTATTTCACTTAAGTAAACAATGCTAGAACATAGGGGAAGACCCCATCTTTAAGATTCAGACTGTCATGACAATAATTTTTCTGTTTTAACTTTGTTTTATTTGATAAAGCTCTGTTTTATCACTCACTCAACTTAATTCTTAATTTTAACCTACCCACTTAATTCTTACCTAGCTACATCCTCGTCTCAATCTTCAGGAAAGTATATTTAGCCCCAATCATCTGCTTATTCTTGAAGATGCATAATACAATTTTAATGTGTTAAATTAACTGCAGTGAACAATCTGTCAGTTATGTACTCTACAGGCTTTCTTTAGGTACAAATAAGAAATAGCTGACCTGGTATTGCCTAATTACCATGTTTGAATTCCATCCCTAATAGCTTTCTCAAATCAATTCACCTTTTGGTTAGACAGCAAACTGCTACACTTATAGAAACAAGCTACTCTTGCCTTTTGgtattttaattatatttaattATATTATTAAATATAATTAATATTATATTTTAATTCTAGGATTTATTCataattttattgtatttacaaTGGCTCCCtcaatattttttctttctcttatcCTTAACTACAGAATTGTATTCATTAAGTTTAAAATTTTGATCCATCCCTTACATAGCTCAGGGTATCTCCTCTTTTAATTCACTGTCACGGTTTGACTCTTCAGTTACTACATATGCAATAGCTCAAAACTGCATTGGTTTTAATATTCGCATTTCAAGTTTCTCCGCCACCACTGAATCGGTTCTGCTCATATCAACATTATTTTATTATCGTTCTATTAGCTGCAATTCTCCTCACGGCTCCATCTCAGCCCCACAAGCTTCGCCAATTTATTTTGCATCACCAAATCTATTCTGAAGCTTTCCTATATGTCGGAGATGTAATACCATATTTTCGACAGACACAAGATAATGCAGGTACTGGAATCcggagcaatacataaaatgctggaggcagtcaccaggtcaggcagcatttatgaaaggaaatggacagtcgacatttcgggtctatagatgctgcctgagctgctgagttcctccagcgttttgtcagATATAATATTTCAGGTCGATGATCCTTAATATATGGTACAGTAGTTTCTTTAAATTCTCCCACGCTCGTAGGAGCCAATATCAATAATACAGACGTGCCAGACTTGAACTACACACTGACATTCTCTCATTCCTCAATCCCTTCCAACGGGTCTGCTCACCTTTCCGTGAGGGAGAATGATGGCCCAGCGCCTCAGCCCTAGCAACGCGCTGCCGCACTTGTAAGTAAGCACTGCTACTATTGGTCAGGCCGGCACTACAAGCAATAGCAATCGCCGATACTGACGAGTTAAGGAAGCTCT from the Hypanus sabinus isolate sHypSab1 chromosome X2, sHypSab1.hap1, whole genome shotgun sequence genome contains:
- the tmem218 gene encoding transmembrane protein 218, which produces MGIGPGIIILAFIWALSFLICKLLSRSGGMVSWLSIVLVFFLALIITMILIFFPRAKETPEPVTDEVIFDNFFIGRYCLLCLLIVAFLAGLVLLFPHYIVEQRDSKPFRSF